In Luteitalea sp., the sequence TATCGGACGGAAAGCCTGGATCCGGCCGCTATACGGACGTGTGGGCCAAACGGGATGGCGAGTGGCTTGCCGTGTCAGCGCACGTCACGCGCCTGCCTTGAATCGGCAGGCCTAAAGGCCTGCGCTACGAGTACGCGGGGCCGCCGTAAAGGGCTGCGCTACCAATGCCCGCCGGCGATGTCGCAACGCACGCCTACAGCAGGGGCTGAATGATCGCGTTGAACTGCGCCTTCGACGCCGCGCCTGTCTGGCGCTTCACGACGCGGCCGTCGCGTCCGATGA encodes:
- a CDS encoding nuclear transport factor 2 family protein codes for the protein SDGKPGSGRYTDVWAKRDGEWLAVSAHVTRLP